From one Mytilus edulis chromosome 1, xbMytEdul2.2, whole genome shotgun sequence genomic stretch:
- the LOC139519329 gene encoding ras-like GTP-binding protein RHO — translation MEDDDRLRPLRLYQEIDVILLCFSIGSPDSLESIAEKWTPEVKRFCPNVPLILVGNEKDQRNDENIKRDLLKMKQEPVRPKDGRAMAKQIKAYCYLECSTKTKEGVREVFETATRAALQARKRITVARCILL, via the coding sequence ATGGAAGATGACGACAGACTTCGTCCCCTTAGACTATACCAAGAAATAGATGTCATTCTTTTGTGTTTCTCAATAGGTAGCCCAGATAGCCTAGAGAGTATAGCAGAGAAATGGACTCCTGAAGTAAAACGCTTCTGTCCAAATGTACCATTAATACTTGTGGGTAATGAAAAAGATCAAAgaaatgatgaaaatataaaacgagatcttttaaaaatgaaacaagaGCCTGTTCGACCAAAAGACGGCAGAGCAATGGCAAAACAAATAAAGGCATATTGTTACCTTGAATGTTCAACCAAAACAAAGGAGGGAGTGAGAGAAGTATTTGAAACAGCCACCCGCGCAGCTCTACAAGCTAGAAAGAGGATAACGGTGGCCAGGTGTATTCTGTTGTAA